One genomic window of Luteitalea pratensis includes the following:
- a CDS encoding PQQ-binding-like beta-propeller repeat protein, protein MQSLVKSWQGVTGGVALAALVAAAVAQVSSATPTPREWRDYAGGPDSSRFVAATQITKRNVGKLQVAWSYADGDTDFNPLVVRGVIYTRARGNALVAVDAATGKELWASAEFKAFAIRGVNYWESADGSDQRLLFSTLNMLRALDAKTGKPIPTFGKDGVVDLREGLDRDPAKVEQQSRLPGRVFENLLILGSATNREYASAPGDIRAFDVRTGAMVWSFRTVPRTGDEGADTWPANARATVGGANNWAESSVDVTRGIVYVPTGSAKHNFYGGYRHGDNLYSDSLIALDARTGKRVWHFQTVHHDIWDVDNNSAPQLTTVRHDGRSVDVVAQASKTGYLYVFDRATGKPIWPIEERPVPQGTTVPGEKLSPTQPFPTKPAPFARQSFTVDDLNPYILTAEERDQFRQRVAKARNEGPFTPIGFEEVVHMPGNQGGSNWGSTAANPTDGHVYVIGFNVPTILRLLKPGEKRPARAGAPEEIVREGYPVTDGFGLYPTIIKPPYTTLTAYDLNTGAIAWQKGLGDDLRLLPIGIKGTGSAATVKGGLIVTGTGLLFATAADRKVHVYDSGDGKELATFPLGGPTSGGPSMYELGGRQYLLITASAAQPTGPAAIPTPHTGPTGLVAYALPK, encoded by the coding sequence ATGCAGTCGCTGGTGAAGTCCTGGCAGGGTGTGACGGGTGGCGTGGCGCTGGCCGCGCTGGTGGCTGCGGCAGTCGCGCAGGTGTCGAGTGCGACGCCGACGCCGCGTGAGTGGCGCGACTACGCGGGTGGGCCGGACAGCTCCCGGTTCGTCGCGGCGACACAGATCACGAAGCGCAATGTCGGCAAGCTGCAGGTGGCGTGGAGCTACGCCGACGGCGACACCGATTTCAACCCGCTGGTGGTACGCGGCGTGATCTACACGCGGGCGCGCGGCAACGCGCTCGTCGCGGTGGACGCGGCCACCGGCAAGGAACTCTGGGCGTCAGCCGAGTTCAAGGCGTTCGCGATCCGCGGGGTGAACTACTGGGAGAGTGCCGACGGGAGCGACCAGCGCCTGCTGTTCAGCACGTTGAACATGCTGCGTGCCCTCGACGCGAAGACGGGCAAACCCATTCCCACCTTCGGCAAGGATGGTGTGGTCGATCTGCGTGAAGGACTGGACCGCGACCCGGCGAAGGTCGAGCAGCAGAGCCGCCTGCCAGGCCGTGTGTTCGAGAACCTGCTGATCCTCGGATCGGCGACCAACCGCGAGTACGCGTCGGCGCCGGGTGACATCCGGGCCTTCGACGTGCGCACCGGCGCGATGGTGTGGTCGTTCCGCACCGTGCCACGAACCGGCGACGAAGGTGCCGACACCTGGCCGGCCAACGCACGCGCGACCGTGGGCGGCGCGAACAACTGGGCCGAGTCCTCGGTGGACGTCACGCGCGGCATCGTGTACGTGCCCACGGGCAGCGCCAAGCACAATTTCTACGGCGGCTACCGGCACGGCGACAACCTCTACTCCGACAGCTTGATCGCGCTCGACGCGCGCACCGGCAAGCGCGTCTGGCACTTCCAGACCGTGCATCACGACATCTGGGACGTGGACAACAACTCCGCGCCGCAGCTGACGACCGTGCGTCACGACGGCCGCTCCGTCGACGTCGTCGCACAGGCCAGCAAGACCGGGTATCTGTACGTGTTCGATCGCGCGACCGGCAAGCCGATCTGGCCGATCGAGGAGCGTCCGGTGCCGCAGGGCACGACGGTACCGGGCGAGAAGCTGTCGCCGACGCAGCCGTTTCCGACCAAGCCAGCGCCGTTCGCGCGCCAGTCGTTCACGGTCGACGACCTCAATCCCTACATCCTCACCGCCGAAGAACGTGACCAGTTCCGGCAGCGCGTCGCCAAGGCGCGCAACGAAGGGCCGTTCACGCCGATCGGCTTCGAGGAAGTCGTGCACATGCCGGGCAACCAGGGCGGATCGAACTGGGGCAGCACGGCGGCCAATCCGACTGACGGACACGTGTACGTGATTGGCTTCAACGTGCCGACAATCCTCCGCCTGCTGAAGCCGGGTGAGAAGCGACCGGCGCGCGCTGGCGCGCCCGAGGAAATCGTCCGTGAGGGGTATCCGGTGACCGACGGTTTCGGGCTCTACCCGACGATCATCAAGCCGCCCTATACGACCCTGACGGCCTACGACCTGAACACGGGCGCCATCGCCTGGCAGAAGGGCCTTGGAGACGACCTGCGATTGCTGCCGATCGGCATCAAGGGCACCGGGTCGGCGGCAACGGTGAAGGGCGGGTTGATCGTGACCGGCACCGGGCTGTTGTTTGCCACCGCTGCCGACCGCAAGGTGCACGTGTACGACAGCGGCGATGGCAAGGAGCTGGCGACGTTTCCTCTCGGGGGTCCGACGAGTGGCGGGCCGTCGATGTATGAACTGGGGGGGCGGCAGTACCTGCTGATCACGGCATCGGCTGCGCAGCCGACGGGACCGGCCGCGATTCCGACGCCGCACACCGGCCCGACCGGACTGGTCGCCTACGCGCTGCCGAAATAG
- the ligD gene encoding DNA ligase D, translating into MARTVQLWRDEAPPAPMLATPCELDALNLDNSSMLYEQKFDGIRAIVIVEPAHPSARVRLLSRNGNDKATQFPEIVRALRELAAQLSGTVILDGEVVALDARGQPASFTALQSRMHLKGAMDIDARSATVPTALVVFDLLREGVEDLRPLPLAARRARLEYLLHVRTSERLREGLYVAGHGRNVLAQAKREGWEGLIVKDADAPYLSGVRSRTWRKVKLHKTATLVIGGWTDPKGTRSGFGALMVGRFTDARGKPARPAKGSDATLCYAGNVGGGFSDAAISDLLLRLRPLARTTSPFVDAPRARGQHWVDPRLLCEVRFSEWTPEGRLRHPVFLGLRDDVGPDAVDPTGRDGSPSRPAQQPRPRATMRESSLEGAGVDMDASERRPYLPITAIVEQLQLLEDAGRDGSLTLPDGVLEVTNPKKVFWPASGLTKGNLLRYYARISPWLLPVIADRPLVMKRYPNGVLGKAFYQQRAPDTVPAGVNVQVVEGDEDDDGPMPRLIGGSLLTLLYVAQLGAISLDPWFSRAASPAAADFVAIDLDPMPGVPFAQVRDVARWVREALVMLDVPAALKTSGSSGLHIYIPLAEGTSYQSGQLLCQIIATAVASQHPKVATVERAVARRGRTVYVDYLQNIEGKTLACAYSARASQFAGVSTPLQWDELDQDIRPEDFTLENAFTRFETTGDLWNPILRGTPVDLRAVIGRLGG; encoded by the coding sequence ATGGCCCGTACGGTCCAGCTCTGGCGTGACGAGGCGCCCCCCGCGCCGATGCTGGCCACCCCGTGTGAGTTGGACGCCCTTAACCTCGACAACTCATCGATGCTCTACGAACAGAAGTTCGACGGCATCCGCGCCATCGTCATCGTCGAACCGGCCCATCCGAGCGCGCGGGTCCGCCTGTTGTCGCGCAACGGCAACGACAAGGCCACGCAGTTTCCCGAGATCGTCCGCGCCCTGCGCGAACTGGCAGCGCAGTTGTCCGGGACGGTGATCCTCGACGGCGAAGTCGTCGCCCTTGACGCCCGGGGACAACCGGCGTCCTTCACCGCGCTGCAATCCCGCATGCACCTCAAGGGCGCGATGGACATCGACGCCCGGTCGGCGACGGTGCCGACGGCCCTGGTAGTGTTCGACCTCTTGCGCGAGGGGGTCGAGGATCTCCGTCCACTGCCCCTGGCTGCACGCCGCGCCAGGCTGGAGTACCTGCTGCACGTGCGCACCAGCGAGCGCCTGCGTGAAGGCCTCTACGTCGCCGGACACGGCAGGAACGTGCTGGCACAGGCCAAACGGGAGGGTTGGGAGGGACTGATCGTCAAGGATGCGGACGCGCCGTACCTGTCCGGCGTGCGCTCGCGGACATGGCGGAAGGTCAAGCTGCACAAGACGGCGACGCTGGTGATCGGCGGCTGGACCGACCCGAAGGGGACGCGATCCGGGTTCGGCGCCCTGATGGTCGGACGCTTCACCGATGCGCGCGGCAAGCCGGCGCGCCCTGCGAAGGGCAGCGACGCGACGCTGTGCTACGCGGGCAACGTCGGTGGCGGGTTCAGCGACGCGGCCATCTCGGATCTCCTCCTGCGGCTGCGACCGCTGGCACGGACCACGTCGCCGTTCGTCGATGCCCCGCGCGCCCGCGGACAGCACTGGGTGGATCCCAGACTGCTCTGCGAGGTGCGGTTCAGCGAGTGGACGCCTGAGGGGCGACTGCGTCATCCGGTCTTCCTCGGGCTGCGTGACGACGTCGGCCCTGACGCGGTCGATCCGACAGGTAGGGACGGCTCTCCGAGCCGTCCAGCGCAACAGCCCCGACCAAGGGCGACGATGCGCGAATCCTCCCTGGAGGGCGCAGGTGTGGACATGGACGCCTCGGAGAGGCGTCCCTACCTTCCCATCACCGCCATCGTCGAACAGCTCCAGTTACTCGAGGACGCCGGGCGCGACGGCTCTCTGACGCTGCCTGACGGCGTGCTGGAGGTCACGAACCCGAAGAAGGTCTTCTGGCCAGCGTCGGGCCTGACCAAGGGTAACCTGCTGCGGTACTACGCGCGCATCTCGCCATGGCTGTTGCCGGTGATTGCTGATCGCCCACTGGTCATGAAGCGCTATCCGAACGGCGTGCTCGGCAAGGCGTTCTACCAGCAGCGCGCACCCGACACCGTCCCGGCGGGCGTCAACGTGCAGGTCGTCGAAGGCGACGAGGACGACGACGGGCCGATGCCGCGGCTCATCGGCGGATCGTTGCTGACGCTGTTGTACGTGGCGCAACTCGGCGCCATCTCGCTCGACCCGTGGTTCTCTCGGGCGGCCTCGCCCGCGGCGGCCGATTTCGTGGCGATCGATCTCGACCCGATGCCGGGCGTGCCTTTCGCGCAGGTGCGCGACGTGGCGCGCTGGGTCCGCGAGGCGCTCGTAATGCTCGACGTCCCGGCGGCGCTCAAGACGTCGGGGTCGTCAGGCCTGCACATCTACATCCCGTTGGCGGAAGGCACGTCTTACCAGTCCGGCCAGCTGCTGTGCCAGATCATCGCCACCGCGGTCGCGTCGCAGCATCCCAAGGTCGCGACCGTGGAGCGGGCGGTCGCCCGGCGCGGACGCACCGTCTACGTGGACTACCTGCAGAACATCGAGGGCAAGACACTGGCCTGCGCCTACAGCGCCCGCGCGAGCCAGTTTGCCGGCGTCTCGACGCCGCTGCAGTGGGATGAACTCGACCAGGACATCCGGCCCGAGGACTTCACGCTCGAGAACGCGTTCACGCGGTTCGAGACCACCGGCGATCTGTGGAACCCGATCCTGCGCGGCACCCCTGTCGACCTCCGCGCCGTCATCGGTCGCCTCGGCGGCTGA
- a CDS encoding BACON domain-containing protein has protein sequence MGVDSLVVACWLVARVAEWRRIGRPAACRVVLTLLLLALAAPATAQPGAARPGDDGRVARLTAGAPSDTASATAIAGWRQRVRVDPTIRLIVLLATADPTAPALNAAARAANAGALGRVVARLGPHVRAARTLSTLPLAALDVDADGLETLLADPSVATVEEDQALQRALAQSVPLVQADRVWAQGYRGFGWAVAVLDDGLDTGHPAFGGRVVAEACYSGHGSPGSSICPGGVFASTAAGSAAPCPGCTHGTHVAGIAAGSTGVAPESSVIAMQVFSSDGLAYFSDILHAIDRVLVLANTYHVAALNLSLGNGTTHFGTCDDTSPSVFTAFVSLRAVGIAPVVASGNTGTATGLEFPACLSNAVSVGSTSKADVVEAYSDASSQLQLLAPGGAITAPVSGGGYATKSGTSMAAPHVAGAWALLRQRVPAASVSTILAALSTTGVWITDARTGALFPRIRIADAAEAIATLGISPTTWAPLATGGTQAVVVTSAPAAASWSASTDAAWLSVSPASGVGSGSTTLTATAHTTSALPRTATATIAGHSVAVTQSGATPTLTLSATTWEIGPAAATRMLTLTSSLPDATWSATSSQPWLTVVPAAGTGSATLGVSVSAHTSSVSPRTAAITVAGQTFTVMQAGATPSITAGPTAVTIAAAGGTAPVALNVSPSDAPWTASADASWLVLDRVSGAGDATITITAGPHSGSAFSRTGTVTIGGQAVTVKQAGATPSFMATPSSVDLSAAGGAVTITLTSTLPDASWTASSTTPWLAVQPQSGIGSTIVTVTVAPHTLVQSRSGTVSVAGQVVTLSQQGAPSVFTASPLSLDVPVGGALASVVLTTTATNAPWTAVSDVAWLSVTPTSGHGSATLDVAVDATTPAQPRTGTITVAGHVITVMQGGGAPAASITETAWIAPITGGTRALALDVSGSTGSWTATSDAAWLTVSPVHGTGDSDVLIAALPSGSNGAGLPSFALPSTIPTTTAVVVVSQPFDGGIRTGTLVFTPHPPTTLYTRYLAEGASSAFFDTCLALLNPGTVATTATLSFLRSGREPLEVQVDVPAGTRRTVWPRDHLGPGDAQFSTIVSASQPLVVDRTMTWDGSGYGAHAETATTEPSPRWYFAEGATHSGFALFYLLQNPGDATVTARVRYLRAGAPPIEKTYTLAPRSRTNIWANLEEFPGLGRALASTEVSAVIETTGGEPIIAERAMYRSTTGRLFDAGHESMGVRAPSTRWFLAEGRTGPFFDEFILLANPADVDASVRITYLLDDGRTYVRTLVAPAAARTSLWVDHETIDGVAGEPLADVALSATVESLNGVPLMVERAMWWPGDGSTWHEAHASAGAVETGVMWAMAEGEVGGDRAAQTYVLMANTSTFEGRARVTLLFEDGQSASRIYGLPASSRTNAAIGPDFGAVVDRRRFGVIVEALGTDEAAPVPRIVVERAMYSDANGVALAAGTNALATRLR, from the coding sequence GTGGGCGTCGATTCCCTGGTCGTGGCGTGCTGGCTAGTTGCTCGAGTCGCCGAGTGGCGGCGGATCGGCCGGCCTGCGGCGTGCCGGGTGGTGTTGACGCTGCTGCTGCTGGCGTTGGCCGCGCCAGCGACGGCGCAGCCTGGAGCAGCACGACCCGGCGACGACGGGCGCGTGGCTCGGCTGACGGCCGGGGCGCCCTCCGACACGGCCAGTGCCACGGCCATCGCCGGTTGGCGTCAGCGCGTACGCGTCGATCCCACGATCCGGCTCATCGTCCTGCTGGCGACGGCGGATCCGACCGCTCCCGCCCTAAATGCTGCTGCGCGCGCAGCCAACGCGGGCGCGCTCGGGCGCGTCGTCGCTCGCCTGGGCCCGCACGTCCGCGCGGCTCGTACGTTGTCGACCCTGCCCCTTGCCGCCCTTGACGTCGATGCCGACGGACTGGAGACGCTCCTGGCCGATCCGTCGGTGGCGACAGTAGAAGAAGACCAGGCGCTGCAGCGCGCGCTGGCGCAGAGCGTGCCACTGGTGCAGGCCGATCGCGTCTGGGCGCAGGGCTACCGCGGGTTCGGATGGGCCGTCGCGGTCCTGGACGATGGCCTGGACACGGGGCATCCCGCATTCGGCGGGCGAGTGGTCGCCGAAGCCTGTTATTCCGGCCACGGGAGTCCCGGCAGCAGTATCTGTCCTGGTGGCGTGTTCGCGTCCACCGCAGCGGGATCGGCCGCCCCCTGCCCCGGATGCACGCACGGCACGCACGTCGCCGGCATCGCGGCCGGATCGACAGGTGTCGCACCCGAGTCGTCGGTGATCGCGATGCAGGTGTTCTCGAGCGACGGGCTCGCGTACTTCAGCGACATCCTGCACGCGATCGATCGCGTGCTCGTGCTCGCGAATACGTACCACGTGGCGGCACTCAACCTGAGCCTCGGCAACGGCACCACGCATTTCGGTACCTGCGACGACACGTCGCCGTCGGTGTTCACCGCCTTCGTGTCATTGCGCGCCGTCGGGATTGCGCCTGTCGTCGCCTCCGGCAACACGGGCACGGCCACCGGTCTCGAGTTCCCGGCGTGCCTGTCGAACGCGGTGAGCGTCGGGAGCACATCGAAGGCCGACGTCGTCGAGGCGTACAGCGACGCCTCCAGCCAATTGCAGTTGCTCGCGCCGGGTGGCGCCATCACGGCCCCCGTATCCGGCGGCGGTTACGCGACCAAGAGCGGCACGTCCATGGCCGCGCCTCACGTGGCGGGCGCGTGGGCCCTGCTGCGGCAGCGGGTACCGGCGGCCTCAGTGAGCACCATCCTGGCCGCGCTGAGCACGACCGGGGTCTGGATCACCGATGCACGCACTGGGGCGCTGTTCCCGCGGATCCGCATCGCCGACGCTGCCGAAGCGATCGCGACCCTCGGCATCAGTCCGACAACCTGGGCGCCGTTGGCGACTGGCGGCACCCAGGCGGTGGTCGTCACGAGCGCGCCCGCGGCTGCCTCGTGGTCGGCATCGACCGATGCTGCGTGGCTGTCGGTGAGCCCCGCATCGGGCGTCGGGAGCGGCAGCACGACGTTGACGGCGACCGCGCACACGACGTCGGCCCTGCCGCGCACGGCGACAGCGACCATCGCCGGCCACAGCGTCGCCGTGACGCAATCGGGCGCGACGCCCACCTTGACTTTATCGGCGACCACCTGGGAGATCGGACCGGCCGCCGCGACGCGTATGCTGACACTGACCAGTTCGCTGCCGGACGCCACCTGGTCGGCCACGAGTTCGCAGCCCTGGCTCACCGTCGTCCCGGCCGCCGGCACGGGAAGCGCGACGCTGGGCGTTTCCGTCTCGGCTCACACGTCGTCGGTATCTCCACGCACCGCCGCGATCACCGTTGCCGGCCAGACGTTCACGGTCATGCAGGCGGGCGCCACGCCGTCGATCACGGCGGGCCCGACGGCGGTGACGATCGCCGCCGCCGGCGGCACGGCCCCCGTCGCGTTGAACGTTTCGCCCTCCGACGCACCGTGGACGGCGTCCGCGGATGCGTCCTGGCTGGTTCTCGACCGCGTCAGCGGTGCAGGCGACGCCACCATCACCATCACCGCGGGGCCGCACTCGGGGTCGGCGTTCTCGCGGACCGGCACGGTCACGATCGGCGGTCAGGCCGTCACCGTGAAGCAGGCAGGGGCGACGCCTTCGTTCATGGCGACGCCCTCGAGCGTCGATCTGTCCGCGGCCGGAGGCGCCGTGACGATCACGCTCACGAGCACGCTTCCCGACGCTTCGTGGACGGCGTCCTCGACGACGCCGTGGCTTGCCGTGCAGCCGCAGTCCGGCATCGGCTCGACGATCGTCACCGTCACTGTAGCGCCGCACACGCTGGTGCAGTCACGCAGCGGGACGGTCTCGGTTGCTGGCCAGGTCGTGACACTCAGCCAACAGGGTGCGCCAAGCGTGTTCACCGCGTCACCGCTGTCGTTGGATGTCCCAGTCGGTGGCGCACTCGCCTCCGTGGTCCTCACGACAACGGCCACGAATGCGCCATGGACCGCGGTCAGCGACGTCGCGTGGCTCTCCGTCACGCCCACGAGCGGTCACGGCAGTGCGACCCTGGACGTCGCGGTCGACGCTACGACCCCTGCGCAACCGCGCACCGGGACCATCACTGTCGCCGGTCACGTGATCACCGTGATGCAGGGCGGTGGCGCCCCCGCTGCCAGTATCACGGAGACCGCGTGGATCGCGCCGATCACCGGCGGCACGCGTGCGCTCGCGCTCGATGTGTCCGGTTCGACGGGGTCATGGACGGCAACAAGCGACGCGGCATGGCTGACGGTGAGCCCCGTGCACGGCACCGGCGACAGCGACGTCCTGATCGCGGCGCTTCCGTCCGGCAGCAATGGCGCTGGACTGCCGTCGTTCGCGCTGCCATCGACCATCCCAACGACGACCGCGGTGGTCGTGGTCTCGCAACCGTTCGACGGCGGCATCCGGACGGGAACCCTGGTCTTCACGCCGCATCCGCCCACGACCCTGTATACGCGCTACCTGGCCGAGGGCGCATCGTCGGCGTTTTTCGACACGTGCCTTGCGCTCCTCAACCCGGGCACCGTTGCAACGACCGCCACGCTGTCATTCCTGCGCTCCGGGCGAGAGCCGCTCGAGGTCCAGGTGGACGTGCCCGCGGGCACGCGGCGGACGGTGTGGCCTCGCGATCACCTCGGCCCTGGTGATGCGCAGTTCTCGACGATCGTGTCCGCATCGCAGCCGCTCGTGGTCGACCGCACGATGACGTGGGATGGGTCCGGCTATGGCGCACACGCCGAGACGGCCACGACCGAGCCTTCACCACGCTGGTACTTTGCCGAGGGAGCCACGCACAGCGGCTTCGCGCTGTTCTACCTGCTGCAGAATCCCGGCGACGCGACCGTCACCGCCCGCGTGCGCTACCTGCGCGCCGGCGCGCCGCCGATCGAGAAGACGTACACGCTCGCGCCACGATCGCGCACGAACATCTGGGCCAACCTCGAGGAGTTTCCCGGGCTCGGGCGGGCCCTGGCGTCGACCGAAGTGAGTGCCGTGATCGAGACGACGGGTGGCGAACCGATCATCGCCGAACGTGCGATGTATCGCTCGACGACGGGCCGGCTGTTCGACGCGGGACACGAGAGCATGGGCGTCAGGGCACCGTCGACGCGCTGGTTCCTGGCCGAGGGACGCACCGGTCCGTTCTTCGACGAGTTCATCCTGCTTGCCAACCCGGCCGACGTCGACGCGTCCGTGCGGATCACGTACCTGCTCGACGACGGCAGGACGTACGTGCGGACGCTTGTGGCACCCGCGGCTGCGAGAACGAGCCTCTGGGTGGATCACGAGACGATCGACGGTGTGGCAGGCGAGCCCCTGGCCGATGTCGCGCTGTCGGCGACCGTGGAGTCACTCAACGGCGTGCCCCTCATGGTGGAGCGCGCGATGTGGTGGCCTGGCGACGGCTCGACCTGGCACGAAGCACATGCGTCGGCAGGCGCCGTCGAGACCGGCGTGATGTGGGCGATGGCGGAGGGCGAGGTTGGTGGCGACCGTGCGGCGCAGACGTACGTGCTCATGGCGAACACCTCGACGTTCGAGGGGCGTGCTCGCGTGACGCTGTTGTTCGAGGATGGCCAGTCGGCGAGTCGGATTTACGGACTGCCGGCGTCGTCGCGCACCAACGCCGCGATCGGCCCGGACTTCGGCGCCGTGGTCGACCGGCGAAGGTTCGGCGTCATCGTCGAGGCGCTGGGCACTGACGAGGCCGCGCCGGTCCCGAGAATCGTCGTCGAGCGCGCGATGTACTCAGACGCCAACGGCGTGGCCCTCGCTGCAGGCACCAACGCGCTCGCGACCAGGCTGAGGTAG
- a CDS encoding GlsB/YeaQ/YmgE family stress response membrane protein yields the protein MGLLVTCSASAKAKADNSAASSETPRARAASAVHVEPAIVEVVRIAALWWIGPCNTDPPTDRSTRSTSLPATCIEEGRAMGILGWIVFGLVIGALAKLVMPGRDPGGIIVTMLIGIVGSLLGGFLGQVMGLYGQNDPAGFVMSLLGAIVLLAIYRMATGGRRITT from the coding sequence GTGGGCCTGCTGGTCACCTGTTCCGCGTCCGCCAAGGCGAAGGCGGACAACTCTGCTGCCAGCAGCGAAACACCAAGGGCCAGGGCGGCCAGCGCGGTGCACGTGGAGCCGGCAATCGTCGAGGTGGTCCGCATCGCGGCATTATGGTGGATCGGTCCGTGCAATACGGATCCGCCGACAGATCGGTCAACGCGCAGCACGTCGCTGCCGGCGACCTGCATTGAGGAGGGGCGTGCTATGGGCATTCTTGGCTGGATCGTGTTCGGGTTGGTGATCGGTGCGTTGGCCAAACTGGTGATGCCTGGGCGAGATCCGGGCGGCATCATCGTGACCATGCTGATCGGCATCGTCGGCTCGCTGCTTGGCGGTTTCCTCGGCCAGGTGATGGGCTTGTACGGCCAGAATGACCCGGCAGGCTTCGTGATGTCATTGCTCGGCGCCATTGTGCTGCTCGCGATCTATCGCATGGCGACGGGAGGCCGGCGCATCACGACGTGA
- a CDS encoding MutS-related protein yields MTGPAAPPAMPSPDAVYRARVTQYEAVADAADERSRWHSRARLVVVTIAVAALVVLVRSPLASSAALLGFSVIVFAWLVVRHDRIERRRDAALAMVSLNRHALARRARSWHDLPAPWQPAVPDDHPFAADLDIFGHASLVQVIGPVRTPTGRRSLAEWLLHGGASPLEAIHDRQAAVRELVPALDFRQQLSALARLLPEATGSGGDHELPAAVHWAEARNGLGGRGWVSVMAVVLGVATVTGAIGAYIGVVTGSWWLLTGLLGWVLRWWVHEPLEHAVGGASGEHGLRPWAAVIGHVHAARFASPLLAAARADIDAAPAALRQLEQLVALSDVRHTAWLFVPLHTLTSWDLHVWWLIERWRQRHGADVRRWLEAVGRIDAAGGLAALAFDQPQWTFPLVDPTTGVIEGADVGHPLLADAVRVPNDVQLGPPGRFLLITGSNMSGKSTLLRAIGLNVVLAHAGGPTCTTAFRVPRLTLHTSMRVSDSLELGLSLFMASLVRLQQIVHAARIATADRRVCFLLDEVLQGTNSAERQIAVRTVVDHLLGCEAIGAVTTHDLELARDAGFTAHADSFHLQETLAGSGPTISMTFDYRLRPGPAQAGNALQLLRMLGLAE; encoded by the coding sequence GTGACCGGACCTGCCGCGCCGCCCGCGATGCCGTCGCCTGACGCTGTCTACCGGGCCCGGGTGACGCAGTACGAGGCGGTGGCCGACGCTGCGGACGAGCGATCGCGTTGGCACTCACGCGCGCGCTTGGTGGTCGTCACGATCGCGGTGGCGGCGCTCGTCGTGCTCGTGCGATCGCCACTCGCGTCCAGCGCTGCGCTGCTGGGCTTCAGCGTCATCGTGTTCGCGTGGCTCGTGGTGCGGCACGACCGTATCGAGCGTCGCCGCGACGCGGCCCTCGCGATGGTGTCCCTCAACAGGCATGCGCTCGCTCGCCGGGCCCGGTCGTGGCACGACCTGCCCGCGCCGTGGCAGCCTGCGGTGCCCGACGATCACCCCTTCGCTGCCGACCTCGACATCTTTGGTCACGCCTCGCTGGTGCAGGTCATCGGGCCCGTGCGAACACCCACGGGCCGGCGTTCGCTCGCCGAGTGGCTGCTCCACGGCGGTGCCTCGCCACTCGAGGCGATTCACGACCGCCAGGCAGCGGTACGCGAACTGGTGCCGGCGCTCGACTTCAGGCAGCAGTTGTCCGCGCTTGCGCGCCTCCTGCCGGAGGCCACGGGCAGCGGCGGCGACCACGAACTGCCGGCGGCCGTGCACTGGGCCGAGGCGCGCAACGGGCTCGGTGGGCGTGGGTGGGTATCGGTCATGGCGGTGGTGCTCGGCGTGGCCACCGTGACTGGCGCCATCGGCGCCTACATCGGCGTGGTGACCGGCTCGTGGTGGCTGCTGACGGGACTGCTCGGCTGGGTGCTGCGCTGGTGGGTCCACGAACCGCTGGAGCACGCCGTCGGCGGGGCGTCAGGGGAGCACGGGCTTCGACCGTGGGCTGCCGTGATCGGGCATGTCCACGCGGCCCGATTCGCGTCGCCGTTGCTCGCTGCCGCGCGTGCCGACATCGACGCCGCACCGGCGGCGCTGCGCCAGCTCGAGCAACTCGTGGCGCTCTCCGACGTCCGGCACACGGCCTGGCTGTTCGTGCCGCTGCATACGCTGACGTCGTGGGACCTCCACGTCTGGTGGCTCATCGAGCGCTGGCGCCAGCGACACGGCGCCGACGTCCGCCGCTGGCTCGAGGCGGTCGGCCGCATCGATGCGGCCGGTGGTCTGGCCGCGCTCGCGTTCGATCAACCGCAGTGGACGTTCCCGCTCGTCGATCCGACGACGGGGGTGATCGAAGGGGCGGATGTCGGCCACCCGCTGCTGGCCGATGCCGTCCGTGTCCCCAACGACGTGCAGCTCGGCCCGCCCGGACGCTTCCTGCTCATCACCGGATCCAACATGTCGGGCAAGAGCACGCTGCTCCGCGCCATCGGCCTGAATGTCGTCCTCGCCCACGCGGGTGGTCCCACGTGCACGACGGCGTTCCGTGTGCCGCGGCTAACGCTTCACACGAGCATGCGCGTGTCCGACTCGCTCGAACTCGGACTCTCGCTGTTCATGGCGTCGCTGGTGCGACTGCAACAGATCGTGCATGCCGCGCGCATCGCCACGGCCGACCGGCGCGTCTGCTTCCTGCTCGACGAGGTGCTGCAGGGCACCAACAGCGCCGAGCGTCAGATTGCGGTGCGGACGGTGGTCGACCACCTGCTCGGGTGCGAGGCGATCGGCGCGGTGACCACGCACGATCTGGAACTCGCGCGCGACGCGGGGTTCACCGCGCACGCCGACAGCTTCCACCTGCAGGAGACGCTTGCCGGCAGCGGGCCGACCATCTCGATGACCTTCGACTATCGTCTGCGGCCAGGGCCCGCGCAGGCCGGCAACGCGCTGCAACTGCTGCGCATGCTCGGCCTCGCCGAGTAG